Below is a window of Dromiciops gliroides isolate mDroGli1 chromosome 5, mDroGli1.pri, whole genome shotgun sequence DNA.
ttgcttcatttcctttgcgtttattttttaaatcacacatCATATGCATCTGAAAAGGTCCTcagtttacttttttatttacaCATTTGTTCACTGGGATGGTCACTAAATAATAGGTCTCATTTTCACAAAGTTCCCAGGATTGAGTAGTTATACAGCATTTAATTATCACTTCATACCACtcaaaattatagaatcagaatgCTCAGTCTAACACagtaaactgaaaaaaattatacaagacTTTACCACTAAGATACTAATAGCCCAGAGTCGATTTCTAATGTCCCAAACACCCCCAAAAAGCAACGAATAAAGGCTGAAGTGCTTACTAAGAGCTTAAGCACTTTAACTGAGGTGCTTATGGGACACTCCTATGAAACCTGCACCCCAAGAAGCCTCACCTTTCTGAGCTATTTTTAGTTTTTCAAACATCCCTAACCCTTGTCTCCTCCAATGAGTTTATTATTTGGATAACAGAAAGAAGAGAGTCAAAGGagaggttttttttcacctccttAACACTCtgttttcccccatcccctccatgccccattgttgttgggttttgacTCATAGAGGGCTGTTGTTGAGAGTTGCTAGATGCCAACATATTTGGCCACCCATACTTCAGAACACTGGGATTCTCGTGAGTTATCAGTGTGGTTATTTGTTCTATTGTTCCAATTAGAGGGAATAACCCTCTCTACCAGCCCCTTCTGGCATAGctgagaaaaaataagaacatatTCATTCATAATGTCCCAATATGCAAGGCCAAAGCTCACACACTACTCTCCATAGtgggcaaaagaaggaaataacCCAAATAAAGATTCCTTTATGTGATGAAGTCCTCAAAATAGAGACCAGGCCTTCCCAGCTAGAGTCCCTTGTTACCTCCATTGCTTCCAGAATACACTTATAAAATGCCCACCCATTGGTCAGGCAAGGTACAATGTGTTTCATTCTTCTACCCAGAGGAAGCCTGACAATAAAAGAAAACCTAATTTTCTTTACCACTCCCCAAGCATAAATTATCAGACCTGGATGAGTATAGTTATTACTAGTCATTTACTATATGCATTAATGTGACATGCTACTACCTTAGCCATGCTGGGATATTTATTATTCAGTACAATGAGGTCTGCACACCAGCAAAGAACAACTCTAGCATATGATGAACACCTTACAACCAATGTGAATAACTGTCATCTTTATTTTAAGGTGGTAGAAGCAAACAAAGGGATTTTAAAAGCTGCCTCTGAGCCCTTATCTCCAAGGACTGATGGCTCATCTTGACACCCACCATTTCCAGAATTGCAATTTACATTCCATAGACTTTTAATGTAAGAGAACAAAGTTAATTCTTGATTATCCTGAGAAATGTAGGGCAGAGGCAAAAGGGGTGATGGGGAGTCCTTGTAGAGAGCAAAAACACAAATAAGAAAGGAGACCCATTCAAAAATACTATTAGATTAAATAGTCTATTTAAAAGTAGGCCACCTTGCACAAAATGTAAGTATTTTGAgctacaaatacatacataattaGTATATTTACCTtcaataaacaaacacaaaacaaggTAATAAGTCAATTTCGGCTCTAATAGGACTGCAACAGATTCTAAACATCCTAGAACTGAGCAGGAAGGGACCCctgaaatcatttagtccaaacctttcattttacagatgagaaaactggggcctgGACTTATTTATTGGTCAAAAAATTGGTAACTGTTACTCGTTCCAttgactcattttcctttttccttattgtTGTACGTAGTCGGTGAAGGACTAGTTTGTCAGTCATCAGCGAGTCCTCTTGCTGCTCCAAATAGTCCAGCAGGATTTCCACATAGTTTAATGCAGCACTGTGACTAATGTGACCCTCCGGAATTAGTTCCTGCTCCTCTCCTTCACTTTCATTCAGTTCAACTTTGATTTCTTCGGCTCTTGTTATCATCTCATTGTCGTCCAATAACTGGTTGCCAACTTCATGGTAATTGATCCCCTGCCTTTGTTCCACATGTGCAGCACGGCTCTTTTTGGGACTTCTGGACTGCTGCTGCCCATCTCCAAGTAAACTGGCTGATGGAATCCCTTCTTCATCTGGGTCAGAAATAATTTTGCGCCATGATCGTATGATTGTAACTGGCTTCACTAAGTTCCATGCTCTAATCGCTTGAGTGATAGCATCCTGAGCTGTCAGATTCGTCCCAAAGGATTTTATGTCATGCCCCTCTTGCACATGCTTTCTTAATAATCCTGTTCTGTAATGTCGCTTCATACATGCTATCACGCCCTGGTCCATAGGCTGGATTAGAGCAGCCACGTTTGGGGGCAAGTATTTCACAAAAATGTTGCCATCCTCAGATTTCAGAAGACCTTCATTGGGTTTGGAGGGGGCATAATCTAGAAGTAGCACAGCTCTTTCTGGAAGGCCTTTAGATCGTAAGTGCTCACGGACCTGAGGAACAAATTTCTTATCAAACCATTCTTTGAAAATTGTGCAGTCCATCCAAGCTTCTTTGTGGTTAAAACAATCAACTGGCATATTTAATGGATTAGCTTCTCGAAGCAAATGCAGATGCTCAGCTTTTCCAACCACACACAGTCTCAGTTTGTGAGAACCAGTTGCATTTACACAACACAACACAGTTAATCTCTCTCTATTGAGTTTGTGACTTGGAATAGGATGTTCATTCTCAAAAGCCAATGTCCTTGCTGGTAAGGATTTCCAGTAAAGCCCAGTTTCATCAGCGTTGTATATCTGCTCTGGCTGCAACCTTTCACTGTCTGTAAATTCTTCAAAATCTTCACGAAAATCAGCAGCAGCTGACTGATCACCATTTGATTTCTCACCTTGGTAATTTAGCTCTCTAATCCCATGTCTCTGCTTAAACCTAGTAAGCCAACCAGTAGAGGCATTAAAGTCCCCTTCCATTCCTAATGCATTAAAAAAAGCCTTTGCTTGTTTTGCACAAATTATCCCAGACACTGGAGTCCCTTCAGCTCTCTGCTGATTAAACCATTCCAACATCGCTCTATCCAGCTCCTTGTAAGTAGACTGCTTCATGGACTTGCGTCTGGCCAGAAGTGTTGCAGAGCCCGAGCTAGTTGCGTATGAAAGTagctgtgcttttcttttttttaagtcacgAACAGTCTGTTCACCAATTCCATACATGATGGAAAGTTGCCTTGTGTTACCAcctttttccagtttttcaatGATTTCCAGCTTTTCCTGGATCGTAAGCACAACTCGTTTACGCTTCATCGCTGCCATGGTCAAAGATGGTCTATGTAcagcactggaaaaaaaaaggagaatcatAGTCCTCTGGCCTAGAGCaataaacaacacacacacagatctgGCATTATggcatagattttatttttttaacggTAAAATTAGCAACTTTGATAGTCTGTCCACAgataattcttattttatatgGTACTCTATCAGATTTCAATGCTcttaagaaggaaaaagacaaaaacccaGGACTGGCTCATGGCTTGCTTGCCTGCACTGGTCTCTCCTCTTCTACCCAGAAGTTGGTGCAAAGGCTGGTGGGAGTTAAGACTGCCTCCCGATGTATCTTCTTTTGGAGCTCTTCAAGGGTATAAACTAATACATTTGTCTTCTTTTCTAAAGGAGGATGCCCAAGGAAATAACAACTGCTAGTCACTTCGTGTTACTGTAGACAATAAAGTTGCAATTCTCTGTCTACTTATTTCCTGAGCAATACCCAAATGACTCAAGTCAGTCTTTTCCTCTTCAAATACTAGTGTTGAAAAGGCAGGGCCATTTTTTTACCATTAAAGTAGTAGTATCCTATTATAATATGATTTGCTTTTATACTGATTTGTATGTATAGTGGACAGGTGCTAGACTGAAGTCATGAAGTAgagctggcttcaaatcctgcctgtgacatTTAACTGCCTATCTGTgatcatagacaagtcacttacctaagtctcagtttctttatctgtaaaatgggggtagtaataCAAGCAACAGACCTCAAAGGTTCTgttgtaaaattaaaataaaatgcacataatgtactttgtaaaccttaaagcac
It encodes the following:
- the LOC122728398 gene encoding jerky protein homolog-like: MAAMKRKRVVLTIQEKLEIIEKLEKGGNTRQLSIMYGIGEQTVRDLKKRKAQLLSYATSSGSATLLARRKSMKQSTYKELDRAMLEWFNQQRAEGTPVSGIICAKQAKAFFNALGMEGDFNASTGWLTRFKQRHGIRELNYQGEKSNGDQSAAADFREDFEEFTDSERLQPEQIYNADETGLYWKSLPARTLAFENEHPIPSHKLNRERLTVLCCVNATGSHKLRLCVVGKAEHLHLLREANPLNMPVDCFNHKEAWMDCTIFKEWFDKKFVPQVREHLRSKGLPERAVLLLDYAPSKPNEGLLKSEDGNIFVKYLPPNVAALIQPMDQGVIACMKRHYRTGLLRKHVQEGHDIKSFGTNLTAQDAITQAIRAWNLVKPVTIIRSWRKIISDPDEEGIPSASLLGDGQQQSRSPKKSRAAHVEQRQGINYHEVGNQLLDDNEMITRAEEIKVELNESEGEEQELIPEGHISHSAALNYVEILLDYLEQQEDSLMTDKLVLHRLRTTIRKKENESMERVTVTNFLTNK